The Brachyhypopomus gauderio isolate BG-103 chromosome 12, BGAUD_0.2, whole genome shotgun sequence genome window below encodes:
- the serf2b gene encoding small EDRK-rich factor 2, giving the protein MTRGNQRELARQKHAKKQGEQTKGRKDDGLSAAARKQRDAEIMQQKQKKANEKTDDKPK; this is encoded by the exons ATGACGA GGGGAAACCAACGTGAACTTGCTCGCCAGAAGCATGCCAAGAAGCAGGGTGAGCAGACCAAGGGCAGGAAAGACGATGGCCTCTCTGCTGCCGCTCGCAAGCAGAG GGATGCAGAAATCATGCAGCAAAAACAGAAGAAAGCAAACGAGAAGACGGATGATAAACCTAAATAA
- the katnb1 gene encoding katanin p80 WD40 repeat-containing subunit B1 isoform X1: MATVRMAQSSATKVAWKLQDMVAHSSNVSSLVLGKSSGRLLATGGEDCRVNIWAVNKPNCIMSLTGHNTPVECVQFNSSEEQVVAGSQSGSLRVWDLEAAKILRTLTGHKANICSLDFHPFGEYLASGSMDTNIKLWDVRRKGCVFRYKGHTQAVRFLAFSPDGKWLASASDDSTIKLWDLTAGKMITDFTAHTSSVSVVQFHPNEYLLASGSADRTIKLWDLEKFKMIGSSEGETGVVRCVLFSPDGSCLYSGSEDTLRVYGWEPDRCFDVLHVAWGKVADLAICNNQMIGVSHSQMSVSLHVVDLSRVKKSGSVIQGLIQDDKPLAAPTSKATTLRRNYERPITSCNRQKMKQTPDADRRSPEGEGRSPSSEEERDEKESSAEITNPDDYREIFQPHNAISRTPPKRNDPFPAPLEDDTILIKPCPAAEIRTTMPNRAPAASSTPVLRVEPTVVAAAPPAAVSVVTAPLTPPSRHSAPTSKLKPSSEVIPSTRNEPIGLNAGDFLPPARSGKTSVATEEEALSQIRKGHDTMCVMLTSRHKNLNVVCAVWAGNDIKTSLDSAVSMNDLSIVVDVLNIINLKPSLWKLDTCSSILPQIEELLQSKYESYVHTGCTSLKMILKRFWPLISDTLTAPPSVGVDITREERLQKCKACYKQLKNLSNVVKNRAEQVGRHGSTFKELQLLMAPLDY, translated from the exons ATGGCAACAGTGAG AATGGCTCAGTCCAGTGCCACAAAAGTTGCATGGAAACTAC AAGACATGGTCGCCCACTCAAGTAATGTGTCTTCACTGGTGTTGGGGAAATCATCGGGTCGCTTGCTGGCCACTGGGGGAGAAGACTGCAGAGTTAACATCTGGGCTGTCAACAAACCTAACTGCATTATG AGTTTGACGGGCCACAACACCCCTGTGGAATGTGTCCAGTTCAACAGCTCTGAAGAGCAGGTGGTGGCTGGCTCTCAGTCGGGCTCTCTGCGGGTTTGGGACCTGGAAGCTGCAAAGA TACTTCGTACATTGACAGGACACAAGGCAAATATCTGCAGTCTAGACTTCCATCCATTTGGGGAGTACCTGGCCTCAGGCTCTATGGACACTAACATTAAG CTGTGGGATGTGAGAAGGAAAGGCTGCGTGTTCAGATATAAG GGCCATACTCAAGCAGTGCGTTTCCTGGCCTTCAGTCCTGATGGGAAGTGGCTTGCTTCAGCCAGTGATGACAGTACAATTAAG CTGTGGGATTTAACGGCTGGAAAGATGatcacagattttacagcacACACTTCGTCTGTCAGCGTTGTCCAATTTCACCCTAACGAGTACCTACTGGCATCAGGGAGTGCTGACAG AACCATCAAGCTTTGGGACCTGGAGAAGTTTAAGATGATTGGCTCCTCTGAGGGAGAAACAGGAGTTGTAAG gtgtgtgttgttcagtccTGATGGCAGCTGTTTGTACAGTGGTTCAGAGGACACACTGCGAGTGTATGGCTGGGAGCCCGACCGCTGCTTTGATGTGCTGCATGTAGCCTGGGGCAAAGTGGCTGATCTTGCCATTTGCAACAATCAAATG ATTGGAGTGTCGCACAGCCAGATGAGCGTGAGCCTACATGTCGTGGATCTCAGCCGAGTGAAAAAATCAGGATCAGTGATCCAAGGACTGATTCAGGATGACAAGCCCCTTGCAGCTCCCACCTCTAAAGCAACAACACTACGGCGTAACTATGAGAGACCCATTACATCATGCAACAGACAGAA AATGAAGCAGACCCCAGATGCAGACAGACGCAGTCCTGAGGGGGAGGGACGCAGTCCGAGCAGTGAGGAGGAGCGCGATGAGAAGGAGAGCAGTGCCGAAATCACCAACCCAGACGACTACAGAGAGATCTTCCAGCCCCACAATGCCATCT CACGCACACCTCCCAAAAGGAACGACCCCTTCCCTGCCCCACTTGAGGATG ACACCATTTTGATAAAGCCCTGTCCAGCTGCAGAAATCCGTACTACAATGCCTAACAGA GCACCCGCTGCCTCCTCCACTCCTGTTCTGAGAGTGGAGCCCACAGTTGTGGCGGCTGCCCCACCAGCAGCTGTTTCTGTGGTAACagcccctctcacccctccctcAAGGCATTCTGCACCTACATCCAAACTCAAACCCAGTTCAGAAGTCATCCCCTCCACTCGCAATGAGCCTATAGGCCTTAATGCAGGGGACTTCTTACCA CCAGCAAGAAGTGGCAAGACCAGTGTCGCCACCGAAGAGGAGGCACTGTCTCAGATCAGAAAAGGGCACGACACGATGTGTGTGATGCTGACCAGTCGACACAAAAACCTCAATGTGGTGTGTGCTGTCTGGGCTGGAAATGATATCAAG ACGTCACTCGACTCTGCGGTGTCTATGAATGATTTGTCCATTGTGGTGGATGTTCTCAACATAATCAACCTTAAGCC GTCACTTTGGAAACTGGACACGTGTAGTTCCATCTTACCTCAGATTGAGGAGCTCCTACAGAGTAAATATGAGAG TTATGTGCACACTGGATGTACCTCTTTGAAAATGATTCTGAAGCGTTTTTGGCCATTGATTTCAGACACCTTAACTGCTCCTCCATCTGTTGGAGTGGACATTACCCGGGAGGAGAG GCTTCAGAAATGTAAGGCATGTTATAAGCAGCTGAAGAACCTCAGTAATGTAGTAAAGAACCGGGCGGAGCAAGTTGGTCGTCATGGCAGCACTTTCAAAGAACTGCAGCTACTTATGGCCCCACTGGactattaa
- the katnb1 gene encoding katanin p80 WD40 repeat-containing subunit B1 isoform X2 translates to MAQSSATKVAWKLQDMVAHSSNVSSLVLGKSSGRLLATGGEDCRVNIWAVNKPNCIMSLTGHNTPVECVQFNSSEEQVVAGSQSGSLRVWDLEAAKILRTLTGHKANICSLDFHPFGEYLASGSMDTNIKLWDVRRKGCVFRYKGHTQAVRFLAFSPDGKWLASASDDSTIKLWDLTAGKMITDFTAHTSSVSVVQFHPNEYLLASGSADRTIKLWDLEKFKMIGSSEGETGVVRCVLFSPDGSCLYSGSEDTLRVYGWEPDRCFDVLHVAWGKVADLAICNNQMIGVSHSQMSVSLHVVDLSRVKKSGSVIQGLIQDDKPLAAPTSKATTLRRNYERPITSCNRQKMKQTPDADRRSPEGEGRSPSSEEERDEKESSAEITNPDDYREIFQPHNAISRTPPKRNDPFPAPLEDDTILIKPCPAAEIRTTMPNRAPAASSTPVLRVEPTVVAAAPPAAVSVVTAPLTPPSRHSAPTSKLKPSSEVIPSTRNEPIGLNAGDFLPPARSGKTSVATEEEALSQIRKGHDTMCVMLTSRHKNLNVVCAVWAGNDIKTSLDSAVSMNDLSIVVDVLNIINLKPSLWKLDTCSSILPQIEELLQSKYESYVHTGCTSLKMILKRFWPLISDTLTAPPSVGVDITREERLQKCKACYKQLKNLSNVVKNRAEQVGRHGSTFKELQLLMAPLDY, encoded by the exons ATGGCTCAGTCCAGTGCCACAAAAGTTGCATGGAAACTAC AAGACATGGTCGCCCACTCAAGTAATGTGTCTTCACTGGTGTTGGGGAAATCATCGGGTCGCTTGCTGGCCACTGGGGGAGAAGACTGCAGAGTTAACATCTGGGCTGTCAACAAACCTAACTGCATTATG AGTTTGACGGGCCACAACACCCCTGTGGAATGTGTCCAGTTCAACAGCTCTGAAGAGCAGGTGGTGGCTGGCTCTCAGTCGGGCTCTCTGCGGGTTTGGGACCTGGAAGCTGCAAAGA TACTTCGTACATTGACAGGACACAAGGCAAATATCTGCAGTCTAGACTTCCATCCATTTGGGGAGTACCTGGCCTCAGGCTCTATGGACACTAACATTAAG CTGTGGGATGTGAGAAGGAAAGGCTGCGTGTTCAGATATAAG GGCCATACTCAAGCAGTGCGTTTCCTGGCCTTCAGTCCTGATGGGAAGTGGCTTGCTTCAGCCAGTGATGACAGTACAATTAAG CTGTGGGATTTAACGGCTGGAAAGATGatcacagattttacagcacACACTTCGTCTGTCAGCGTTGTCCAATTTCACCCTAACGAGTACCTACTGGCATCAGGGAGTGCTGACAG AACCATCAAGCTTTGGGACCTGGAGAAGTTTAAGATGATTGGCTCCTCTGAGGGAGAAACAGGAGTTGTAAG gtgtgtgttgttcagtccTGATGGCAGCTGTTTGTACAGTGGTTCAGAGGACACACTGCGAGTGTATGGCTGGGAGCCCGACCGCTGCTTTGATGTGCTGCATGTAGCCTGGGGCAAAGTGGCTGATCTTGCCATTTGCAACAATCAAATG ATTGGAGTGTCGCACAGCCAGATGAGCGTGAGCCTACATGTCGTGGATCTCAGCCGAGTGAAAAAATCAGGATCAGTGATCCAAGGACTGATTCAGGATGACAAGCCCCTTGCAGCTCCCACCTCTAAAGCAACAACACTACGGCGTAACTATGAGAGACCCATTACATCATGCAACAGACAGAA AATGAAGCAGACCCCAGATGCAGACAGACGCAGTCCTGAGGGGGAGGGACGCAGTCCGAGCAGTGAGGAGGAGCGCGATGAGAAGGAGAGCAGTGCCGAAATCACCAACCCAGACGACTACAGAGAGATCTTCCAGCCCCACAATGCCATCT CACGCACACCTCCCAAAAGGAACGACCCCTTCCCTGCCCCACTTGAGGATG ACACCATTTTGATAAAGCCCTGTCCAGCTGCAGAAATCCGTACTACAATGCCTAACAGA GCACCCGCTGCCTCCTCCACTCCTGTTCTGAGAGTGGAGCCCACAGTTGTGGCGGCTGCCCCACCAGCAGCTGTTTCTGTGGTAACagcccctctcacccctccctcAAGGCATTCTGCACCTACATCCAAACTCAAACCCAGTTCAGAAGTCATCCCCTCCACTCGCAATGAGCCTATAGGCCTTAATGCAGGGGACTTCTTACCA CCAGCAAGAAGTGGCAAGACCAGTGTCGCCACCGAAGAGGAGGCACTGTCTCAGATCAGAAAAGGGCACGACACGATGTGTGTGATGCTGACCAGTCGACACAAAAACCTCAATGTGGTGTGTGCTGTCTGGGCTGGAAATGATATCAAG ACGTCACTCGACTCTGCGGTGTCTATGAATGATTTGTCCATTGTGGTGGATGTTCTCAACATAATCAACCTTAAGCC GTCACTTTGGAAACTGGACACGTGTAGTTCCATCTTACCTCAGATTGAGGAGCTCCTACAGAGTAAATATGAGAG TTATGTGCACACTGGATGTACCTCTTTGAAAATGATTCTGAAGCGTTTTTGGCCATTGATTTCAGACACCTTAACTGCTCCTCCATCTGTTGGAGTGGACATTACCCGGGAGGAGAG GCTTCAGAAATGTAAGGCATGTTATAAGCAGCTGAAGAACCTCAGTAATGTAGTAAAGAACCGGGCGGAGCAAGTTGGTCGTCATGGCAGCACTTTCAAAGAACTGCAGCTACTTATGGCCCCACTGGactattaa